A genome region from Setaria italica strain Yugu1 chromosome III, Setaria_italica_v2.0, whole genome shotgun sequence includes the following:
- the LOC101785883 gene encoding uncharacterized protein LOC101785883 — MEISLEASWVGVQRHGQDLADRLAQGFSGLLLHAQPPQLPPWSPPALLPPKLAIPFEIDLPVVPFVDGVRRGGVDLPAVAVSSLVEIGGRLGQAGYELGAAVQQLARQVPVPLPFRALERATDIGSLEVAAAAAAAATGSATAASASGVGAGGADGLDEEEDGFGCEIGTLENVKNAKGTVNISAAYNTRHRDFESSVVARGDLWRLESSHGSLNSGNDSSPLFLIQVGPLLFVRDSTLLLPVHLSKQHLLWYGYDRKNRMHSLCPAIWSKHRKWMLMSMMCLNPVTCSFMDVQFPNGQLTYVAGEGITASGFFPLFGGLLQAHGKCPGETKVSFSFKSKQGTRFTPMFQWPDNSLSVGVAQAVAWKKSGLMVRPSIQVSVCPTFGGSDPGIRAEFVHSLKEELNVMCGFSCSRHPSAFTALSLGRSKWNGQVGSSGLVITLETPLDNMAMPSLSVQLNGGFEF; from the exons ATGGAGATCTCGCTCGAGGCCTCGTGGGTAGGCGTGCAGCGGCACGGGCAGGACCTCGCGGACCGCCTCGCTCAGGGCTTCTCGGGGCTGCTCCTCCacgcgcagccgccgcagctgcccccgtggtcgccgccggcgctgctgccGCCCAAGCTCGCCATCCCCTTCGAGATCGACCTCCCCGTCGTCCCCTTCGTCGACGGGGTGCGCCGCGGGGGTGTCGACCTCCCCGCCGTGGCCGTCTCGTCGCTCGTCGAGATCGGCGGCCGGCTCGGGCAGGCGGGGTACGAGCTCGGCGCGGCGGTTCAGCAGCTCGCGCGCCAAGTTCCCGTGCCCTTGCCGTTCCGTGCTTTGGAAAGGGCTACAGATATAGGGTCCCTCGAGGTGGCagcggctgctgcggcggcggccactgGAAGTGCCACTGCAGCTAGCGCGAGCGGGGTTGGGGCTGGAGGTGCTGACGGGttggatgaggaggaagacggaTTCGGATGCGAAATTGGGACATTGGAGAACGTTAAGAATGCTAAG GGAACTGTAAACATCTCTGCAGCTTACAACACCAGGCACCGTGACTTTGAGAGTTCAGTAGTTGCACGCGGAGACCTTTGGAGGTTAGAGTCATCACATGGCAGTTTAAATTCTGGAAATGATAGTTCACCTCTTTTCCTTATTCAAGTGGGGCCTTTACTATTTGTTCGAGACTCTACGCTTCTTTTGCCTGTTCATCTGTCAAAGCAACACCTTCTTTGGTATGGTTATGATCGCAAG AATAGAATGCACTCCTTGTGCCCAGCTATCTGGTCAAAACATAGAAAATGGATGCTGATGTCAATGATGTGCCTCAACCCTGTAACTTGT TCTTTCATGGATGTGCAATTTCCAAATGGACAATTGACATATGTTGCTGGTGAGGGAATAACAGCAAGTGGTTTCTTCCCTTTATTTGGTGGATTGCTCCAAGCTCATGGAAAGTGCCCTGGTGAAACAAAAGTGAGCTTCTCCTTCAAG AGCAAACAAGGAACTAGGTTTACCCCAATGTTTCAATGGCCTGACAATTCCCTTTCAGTTGGAGTTGCACAAGCTGTAGCATGGAAGAAGTCTGGCCTTATGGTGAGGCCCAGTATTCAAGTCAG TGTTTGCCCCACTTTCGGAGGAAGTGATCCTGGAATACGTGCCGAGTTTGTCCACTCATTGAAGGAGGAGCTCAATGTAATGTGTGGTTTCTCTTGCTCAAGACATCCCTCGGCTTTCACAGCCCTTTCT CTTGGACGATCCAAATGGAATGGTCAGGTCGGCAGTTCGGGACTAGTAATCACGTTGGAAACACCCCTTGACAACATGGCCATGCCTTCTTTATCTGTTCAACTGAATGGTGGTTTTGAGTTTTGA